One window from the genome of Megalobrama amblycephala isolate DHTTF-2021 linkage group LG4, ASM1881202v1, whole genome shotgun sequence encodes:
- the LOC125267414 gene encoding leucine-rich repeat extensin-like protein 3 isoform X2, which yields MSSNMKLVCVLDVASVSIDSNKANEFLSSSRPKRSIDPRWHRQTPDFQAYYRYYSSIGHTEGLYEIDRIRMLYQQMRHLEHVYGPNASYYQSKLGLPVLPPLPKCDPSKDKGCKQAPPPAPPPAPVKAAVTPPLAQADVVYLCNSKDPLCKPHIVYMPTGAVPVLCDPRYHPNCKLEAPPPPPPPSKKSEPAPPPPPAPMVFKAMEYDCDPYWDPDCLIDHPPRPVKGKVPPPPAPVLDEDEDEDEPEPEPAPVSKKHPHPYYYAHLHPYNYRSELYDPLRHTYPSAEAPDSA from the exons ATGTCCTCAAACATGAAG CTCGTCTGTGTTTTAGATGTGGCTTCAGTCAGTATCGACTCCAACAAGGCCAATGAGTTCCTGTCCAGTTCTCGACCCAAACGCAGCATCGATCCACGCTGGCACCGGCAGACTCCGGACTTCCAGGCGTATTACCGATATTACAGCAGCATCGGACACACCGAGGGC TTGTACGAGATCGACAGGATCCGGATGTTGTACCAGCAGATGAGGCACCTGGAGCACGTCTACGGTCCGAACGCGTCTTACTACCAGAGCAAACTGGGACTTCCGGTTCTACCGCCGCTTCCCAAATGTGACCCTTCCAAAGACAAGGGCTGTAAGCAGGCTCCGCCCCCTGCCCCGCCCCCAGCCCCAGTTAAGGCGGCCGTGACTCCGCCCCTCGCGCAGGCTGACGTCGTGTATCTGTGCAACAGTAAAGACCCTCTGTGTAAGCCACACATCGTCTACATGCCCACCGGGGCCGTGCCGGTGCTGTGTGACCCGCGCTACCATCCCAACTGCAAGCTGGAGGCTCCGCCCCCTCCCCCACCCCCCTCCAAAAAGTCTGAGCCGGCCCCGCCCCCTCCACCGGCCCCCATGGTCTTTAAGGCGATGGAATATGACTGCGACCCTTACTGGGATCCCGACTGCCTCATCGACCACCCGCCGCGGCCCGTGAAGGGTAAAGTTCCTCCGCCACCGGCACCCGTGCTGGACGAGGACGAGGACGAGGACGAGCCGGAGCCGGAGCCGGCGCCCGTCAGCAAGAAACATCCACATCCGTATTATTACGCCCACCTTCATCCCTACAACTACCGGTCTGAACTCTACGACCCGCTGCGACACACGTATCCTTCAGCCGAAGCGCCCGACAGCGCGTAG
- the LOC125267414 gene encoding leucine-rich repeat extensin-like protein 3 isoform X1, with protein MMSVSVFICLLLLPCFLEAKSLMNVLKHEDVASVSIDSNKANEFLSSSRPKRSIDPRWHRQTPDFQAYYRYYSSIGHTEGLYEIDRIRMLYQQMRHLEHVYGPNASYYQSKLGLPVLPPLPKCDPSKDKGCKQAPPPAPPPAPVKAAVTPPLAQADVVYLCNSKDPLCKPHIVYMPTGAVPVLCDPRYHPNCKLEAPPPPPPPSKKSEPAPPPPPAPMVFKAMEYDCDPYWDPDCLIDHPPRPVKGKVPPPPAPVLDEDEDEDEPEPEPAPVSKKHPHPYYYAHLHPYNYRSELYDPLRHTYPSAEAPDSA; from the exons AtgatgtctgtgtctgtgttcaTCTGCCTCCTGCTGCTGCCAT GTTTTCTTGAGGCAAAATCCCTGATGAATGTCCTCAAACATGAAG ATGTGGCTTCAGTCAGTATCGACTCCAACAAGGCCAATGAGTTCCTGTCCAGTTCTCGACCCAAACGCAGCATCGATCCACGCTGGCACCGGCAGACTCCGGACTTCCAGGCGTATTACCGATATTACAGCAGCATCGGACACACCGAGGGC TTGTACGAGATCGACAGGATCCGGATGTTGTACCAGCAGATGAGGCACCTGGAGCACGTCTACGGTCCGAACGCGTCTTACTACCAGAGCAAACTGGGACTTCCGGTTCTACCGCCGCTTCCCAAATGTGACCCTTCCAAAGACAAGGGCTGTAAGCAGGCTCCGCCCCCTGCCCCGCCCCCAGCCCCAGTTAAGGCGGCCGTGACTCCGCCCCTCGCGCAGGCTGACGTCGTGTATCTGTGCAACAGTAAAGACCCTCTGTGTAAGCCACACATCGTCTACATGCCCACCGGGGCCGTGCCGGTGCTGTGTGACCCGCGCTACCATCCCAACTGCAAGCTGGAGGCTCCGCCCCCTCCCCCACCCCCCTCCAAAAAGTCTGAGCCGGCCCCGCCCCCTCCACCGGCCCCCATGGTCTTTAAGGCGATGGAATATGACTGCGACCCTTACTGGGATCCCGACTGCCTCATCGACCACCCGCCGCGGCCCGTGAAGGGTAAAGTTCCTCCGCCACCGGCACCCGTGCTGGACGAGGACGAGGACGAGGACGAGCCGGAGCCGGAGCCGGCGCCCGTCAGCAAGAAACATCCACATCCGTATTATTACGCCCACCTTCATCCCTACAACTACCGGTCTGAACTCTACGACCCGCTGCGACACACGTATCCTTCAGCCGAAGCGCCCGACAGCGCGTAG
- the mcm7 gene encoding DNA replication licensing factor MCM7 — MAPKDYMAEKEKCKRFLQEFYSEDDSGKKVFKYGAQLVSLAHREQVALLVDLDDVAEEDPELVESVCENGKRYAGLFADAVHELLPEYREREVVAKDALDVYIEHRLMMETRGRDPADTRDSRNQYPSELMRRFEVYFRPPSTLKPKVVRDVKADSIGQLVTVRGIVTRATEVKPMMAVATYTCDQCGAETYQPIASPSFTPLIMCPSQECVTNKSGGRLYLQTRGSKFIKFQELRIQEHSDQVPVGNIPRSMTIYARGENTRVAQPGDHVAISGIFLPLLRSGFRQAVQGLLSETYLECHCITLMNKTEDDELGTEELSDEELRHITEEDFYEKLAGSIAPEIYGHEDVKKALLLLLVGGVEQAPRGMKIRGNINICLMGDPGVAKSQLLSYIDRLAPRSQYTTGRGSSGVGLTAAVMRDPVTGEMTLEGGALVLADLGVCCIDEFDKMADADRTAIHEVMEQQTISIAKAGIMTSLNARCSILAAANPAYGRYNPRKTIEQNIQLPAALLSRFDLLWLIQDKPDTDNDLRLAQHITYVHQHCRQPPTHFNPIDMKLMRRYISKCKLKQPVVPESLSDYITAAYVEMRKEARVSKDTTFTSARTLLSILRLSTALARLRMVDVVEKEDVNEAMRLMEMSKDSLQADKSSNTRAQRPADVIFSLLRELAGEGSARSVRMAEAEQRCVSRGFTPAQFQAALDEYEELNVWQINQARSRITFV; from the exons ATGGCACCAAAGGATTATATGGCGGAAAAGG AGAAGTGCAAGCGCTTCCTGCAGGAGTTCTACAGCGAGGATGACTCCGGGAAGAAGGTGTTCAAATACGGCGCTCAACTG GTGTCGCTGGCGCACCGTGAGCAGGTGGCGCTGCTGGTGGATCTGGACGACGTGGCGGAGGAAGATCCCGAGCTGGTGGAGAGCGTGTGTGAGAACGGCAAACGTTACGCCGGACTGTTTGCGGATGCGGTTCACGAGCTGCTGCCTGAATACAGAGAGCGAGAG GTGGTGGCGAAAGACGCCTTGGACGTTTATATCGAGCACCGGCTGATGATGGAGACGAGGGGTCGTGACCCCGCAGACACGCGTGACTCCAGGAACCAGTATCCATCTGAACTCATGCGCAGATT TGAGGTTTATTTCCGGCCTCCGTCGACGCTGAAGCCGAAGGTGGTGCGTGATGTGAAGGCCGACAGCATCGGTCAGCTGGTGACCGTCAGAGGAATCGTCACCAGAGCCACAGAGGTCAAACCCATGATGGCCGTGGCCACgtacacgtgtgatcagtgcgGCGCAGAGACATACCAGCCG ATCGCCTCTCCGAGCTTCACGCCGCTGATCATGTGTCCCAGTCAGGAGTGCGTCACCAACAAATCCGGAGGGCGGCTGTACCTGCAGACGCGAGGGTCAAAGTTCATCAAGTTCCAGGAGCTGCGCATTCAGGAGCAC AGCGATCAGGTGCCGGTGGGAAACATCCCGCGCAGTATGACCATCTACGCCCGCGGAGAGAACACGCGTGTGGCGCAGCCCGGAGATCACGTGGCTATTTCTGGAATATTCCTGCCTCTGCTGCGCTCTGGATTCAGACAGGCTGTGCag ggTTTGCTGTCGGAGACGTATCTAGAGTGTCACTGCATCACTCTGATGAATAAGACTGAGGATGATGAGCTGGGAACTGAAGAGCTGAGTGACGAAGAGCTGCGGCACATCACAG aggaGGATTTCTACGAGAAGCTGGCGGGATCGATCGCTCCAGAGATCTACGGTCACGAGGACGTGAAGAAggcgctgctgctgctgctggttggTGGAGTGGAGCAGGCGCCGCGCGGCATGAAGATCAGAG GGAACATCAACATCTGTCTGATGGGTGATCCGGGTGTGGCCAAGTCTCAGCTGCTGTCGTACATCGACCGTCTCGCCCCTCGCA GTCAGTACACCACTGGCCGCGGCTCGTCCGGCGTGGGACTGACGGCGGCGGTCATGCGTGACCCGGTGACGGGAGAGATGACGCTGGAGGGCGGCGCTTTGGTGCTGGCGGATCTGGGCGTGTGCTGCATCGACGAGTTCGACAAGATGGCCGACGCCGACCGCACGGCCATTCACGAGGTCATGGAGCAGCAGACCATCTCCATCGCCAAG GCCGGCATCATGACGTCTTTGAACGCGCGTTGCTCTATCCTCGCGGCGGCGAACCCTGCGTACGGCCGGTACAACCCTCGCAAAACCATCGAGCAGAACATCCAGCTGCCGGCGGCGCTGCTGTCCCGCTTCGACCTGCTGTGGCTCATTCAGGACAAACCGGACACGGACAACGACCTGCGGCTGGCGCAGCACATCACATACGTGCACCAGCACTGCCGGCAGCCGCCCACGCACTTCAACCCCATCGACATGAAGCTCATGAG gCGTTACATCAGTAAGTGTAAGCTGAAGCAGCCGGTGGTTCCAGAGTCTCTGTCTGATTACATCACAGCGGCGTATGTAGAAATGAGGAAAGAGGCGCGGGTCAGTAAAGACACGACCTTCACCTCGGCCCGGACGCTGCTGTCCATCCTGCGCCTCTCCACTGCCCTG gctcGTTTGCGGATGGTGGATGTTGTAGAGAAGGAGGATGTTAACGAGGCCATGCGACTGATGGAGATGAGCAAAGACTCGCTGCAGGCCGACAAGAGCAGCAACACCAG GGCGCAGCGTCCGGCTGACGTGATCTTCTCTCTGCTGCGGGAGCTGGCCGGCGAGGGTTCGGCGCGGTCGGTTCGTATGGCGGAGGCGGAGCAGCGCTGCGTGTCTCGCGGTTTCACTCCGGCGCAGTTCCAGGCCGCTCTGGACGAGTACGAGGAGCTGAACGTGTGGCAGATCAACCAGGCGCGCTCACGCATCACGTTTGTGTGA